In the genome of Spodoptera frugiperda isolate SF20-4 chromosome 1, AGI-APGP_CSIRO_Sfru_2.0, whole genome shotgun sequence, the window TATAACCTAAAAAATGTCTCAATTTCAGGCGATCCGACTGCTTTCGGCAATCTGCAACCTTCTGAGAACATCATAGACACTGTTTGTGAGATGGCCAGGCTAAATGAAACTCGGAGCTATGGGCCTACCATTGGACACTGGGAGGCCAGACAGGCTGTGGCGGAGTACAGTGCTCACCAGGGTCCAGTGACGGCAGACGACGTGATCCTCTGCAGTGGCTGCTCACACGCCATTGATATAACCCTCAGTGTCATCGCTGACGCTGGACAAAATGTCCTCATCCCACGACCTGGCTACTTGATACACAAAACTCTTGGGGAAGGATTGGGGATCGTTATCAAGTACTATGATTTATTGGTGGGTAGTTTTCTGTTAGCATAGCTGGTTGAAAATATACGTTTttgtctttaattaaaattctgcagtcaataaaatatgtgattaaatactttattttatttttagcctgACGAGGACTGGCAAATAGATCTAGTGAGTCTGGAGAGTCAAATAGACGAAAATACAGCAGCTATCATCGTGAACAATCCGTCTAACCCGTGTGGCTCAGTTTATACcaagaaacatttaaaagaCATTATCGAGGTGGCATTGAGAAATCGCGTGCCGATAATTGCGGACGAAATTTACGAACACTTCGTTTTCTCCAAACACGAATTCACTTCATTATCGTCTCTTTCTAAGGATGTCCCAGTTATAACATGCAGCGGAGTCACGAAGAGATTTCTTATTCCTGGCTGGCGACTGGGCTGGATAATCATACACGACCGTAACAATATTCTGGGCAAAGAAGTCCGCAAAGGCTTGTTTAGTATGTCAACGCGGATTTTGGGACCAAATACGTTGCTGCAGAGAGCTCTTCCGAGAATTCTGAAGGAAACTCCACAGAGTTTCTTTGACGACACAATGAGATTTATCGAGGTGAGGTTATGAACTTTTAATACACAAATTACCTAATTGTAAACTGACGAATCTGTGATCAGCAGAAATGAAAAGTTATTCCGACTTGGTTGTAATCTTTTGTTTTGGGACCCAATTTTTTACAATCGTTTgaattgtttttcaattttctcATATTTGAACTACCGAACTCCTTCCTATCTATGCGGTTTTAAACTTCtaataaatgtgttttgttcATGTTTTCAGAGTCAAGCACATTTGGCTTACCAGGAGCTGCAAAAATCCCCAGCATTACGTCCGATCATGCCTCAAGGGTCCATGTACATGATGATCCAAATT includes:
- the LOC118273572 gene encoding tyrosine aminotransferase; translation: MKMSCRLRDRTEWDVRASTLARNTFNPIRDIIETLRIKPNPDIPYIALSVGDPTAFGNLQPSENIIDTVCEMARLNETRSYGPTIGHWEARQAVAEYSAHQGPVTADDVILCSGCSHAIDITLSVIADAGQNVLIPRPGYLIHKTLGEGLGIVIKYYDLLPDEDWQIDLVSLESQIDENTAAIIVNNPSNPCGSVYTKKHLKDIIEVALRNRVPIIADEIYEHFVFSKHEFTSLSSLSKDVPVITCSGVTKRFLIPGWRLGWIIIHDRNNILGKEVRKGLFSMSTRILGPNTLLQRALPRILKETPQSFFDDTMRFIESQAHLAYQELQKSPALRPIMPQGSMYMMIQIKMSLFPKFENELQFISQLCNEQSVLCIPGKCFNYPNYMRIVLTVPEDILREACNRITKFCEQHMMKEKLKMADNDVVSILNEKSSEVSSKQQMLKNIS